The following proteins are co-located in the Alcaligenes faecalis genome:
- a CDS encoding DUF6776 family protein, with translation MFMAESPQTNSRAVAPSRSRGGATTIGLAVLLGVLLGGGGLWLYRSLTQPADQSEQIQLAMQNLARSQQSLQQIQSEFEGLRGQLVLEESTRKGLEKSLSSTQAELAQTREQLAFYEQLLPPGPSGSVTVRALDVVQRGDLLEYKVLLQRNAPEGKTFSGRLQFQLTGRQDGKNVKIDLSPSSGPDSVLAESSVEQIDPLVLNFNQFQRAMGWLALPPGFEPTALTLNVLEGNVIRASRQEKIAQPD, from the coding sequence ATGTTTATGGCTGAATCACCGCAAACCAATTCGCGTGCTGTCGCTCCCTCCCGTTCGCGGGGCGGGGCGACGACGATTGGGCTGGCTGTCTTGTTGGGAGTGCTGTTGGGTGGCGGCGGGTTGTGGCTTTACCGCAGCCTGACTCAACCTGCCGATCAGTCCGAACAAATACAGTTGGCCATGCAAAATCTGGCGCGTAGTCAGCAATCCTTGCAGCAGATCCAAAGCGAGTTTGAAGGGTTGCGCGGGCAACTGGTTCTAGAAGAGAGCACGCGCAAGGGTTTGGAAAAGTCCTTGTCGTCTACTCAGGCTGAACTGGCACAGACACGCGAGCAACTGGCCTTTTACGAGCAGTTGCTCCCACCCGGTCCCAGTGGTTCTGTTACGGTTCGGGCCTTGGACGTTGTCCAAAGGGGTGATTTGCTAGAGTACAAGGTGCTGCTGCAGCGTAACGCCCCAGAAGGAAAGACTTTTTCTGGCCGTCTGCAGTTTCAGTTGACTGGGCGGCAAGACGGAAAAAACGTTAAAATCGATTTATCACCCAGTTCCGGGCCGGACTCGGTACTGGCAGAGTCGTCTGTAGAACAGATCGATCCCTTGGTTTTAAACTTCAACCAGTTTCAGCGCGCCATGGGTTGGCTGGCTTTGCCGCCAGGCTTTGAACCCACCGCCTTGACGCTGAACGTCCTGGAAGGAAACGTTATCCGCGCCTCCCGACAGGAAAAAATCGCCCAGCCAGACTAA
- the argC gene encoding N-acetyl-gamma-glutamyl-phosphate reductase: MATHSDTRIKVGIVGGTGYTGVELLRLLSQHPQVALVAITSRKEDGVPVSDMYPNLRGHVDLKFSTPENANLEQCDVVFFATPHGVAMSQVERLLEAGVRVIDLAADFRLQDTDVFQKWYKMEHSCPDILSQSAYGLPELLRDKIAHAKVIGNPGCYPTTVLLGLAPLLEGALVDTQHLIADCKSGVSGAGKGASVPNLFAEASDNFKAYGVSGHRHHPEIVEQLQRLAGGPVGLTFVPHLVPMIRGMFSTIYARIKPEAMDTDFQALYEQRYAQETFVDVLPAGTLPETRSVRASNQLRISVQRPGNGDQLIILVVQDNLVKGASGQAVQNMNILFGLPEQTGLKHVAILP; this comes from the coding sequence ATGGCTACACATAGCGATACCCGGATCAAGGTAGGGATTGTTGGCGGTACAGGTTACACCGGGGTCGAGTTGCTGCGTCTGTTAAGTCAGCATCCTCAGGTGGCGCTGGTCGCCATCACCTCGCGTAAAGAGGATGGCGTGCCGGTATCGGATATGTATCCGAACTTGCGTGGCCATGTGGATCTGAAATTCTCTACTCCTGAAAATGCCAATCTGGAACAGTGCGATGTGGTGTTCTTTGCCACTCCGCATGGTGTTGCCATGAGCCAGGTCGAGCGTCTGCTGGAAGCAGGCGTTCGTGTTATTGACCTGGCCGCAGACTTCCGCCTGCAAGATACGGATGTGTTCCAGAAGTGGTACAAGATGGAGCACAGTTGCCCGGACATTCTGAGCCAGTCGGCTTATGGTTTGCCAGAGCTGCTGCGCGACAAGATTGCCCACGCCAAAGTTATTGGTAATCCTGGTTGCTACCCCACTACTGTGCTGCTGGGTCTGGCTCCCTTGCTGGAAGGCGCGTTGGTTGATACCCAGCATCTGATTGCAGATTGCAAATCCGGGGTGTCCGGTGCCGGTAAAGGGGCTTCGGTTCCCAATCTGTTTGCTGAGGCCAGCGATAACTTCAAGGCGTATGGTGTGTCGGGTCACCGACACCATCCGGAAATTGTGGAACAGTTGCAGCGCCTTGCTGGTGGCCCGGTCGGCTTGACCTTTGTGCCTCACTTGGTGCCCATGATTCGCGGCATGTTCTCCACGATCTATGCGCGGATCAAACCCGAAGCCATGGATACAGACTTCCAGGCCTTGTACGAGCAGCGTTACGCTCAGGAAACCTTTGTAGACGTGTTGCCTGCCGGTACCCTGCCAGAAACCCGCTCGGTGCGCGCTTCCAACCAGCTACGCATTTCCGTGCAACGTCCTGGTAATGGCGATCAACTGATCATTCTGGTGGTGCAGGACAACCTGGTTAAGGGCGCTTCGGGTCAGGCTGTGCAGAACATGAATATCTTGTTCGGCCTGCCAGAGCAAACTGGCTTGAAGCACGTGGCAATTTTGCCTTAA
- the rpsI gene encoding 30S ribosomal protein S9 has translation MIGNWNYGTGRRKTSVARVFIKKGSGQIVVNGKPVDEYFARETGRMIVRQPLVLTNHVESFDIKINVHGGGESGQAGAARHGITRALIDYDETLKTALKQAGLVTRDARAVERKKVGLHKARRRKQFSKR, from the coding sequence ATGATCGGTAACTGGAATTACGGTACGGGCCGTCGCAAGACCTCCGTCGCTCGTGTCTTCATCAAAAAAGGTTCGGGCCAAATCGTAGTCAACGGCAAGCCTGTTGACGAATATTTTGCTCGTGAAACGGGTCGCATGATTGTGCGTCAGCCATTGGTGTTGACCAACCATGTTGAATCCTTCGACATCAAGATCAATGTGCATGGCGGCGGCGAAAGCGGCCAGGCCGGTGCTGCCCGTCACGGCATCACCCGCGCTCTGATCGACTACGACGAAACACTGAAGACAGCTCTGAAACAAGCTGGCCTGGTGACTCGTGACGCTCGTGCTGTTGAGCGTAAGAAAGTCGGTCTGCACAAAGCACGTCGCCGCAAACAGTTCAGCAAGCGTTAA
- the rplM gene encoding 50S ribosomal protein L13, translated as MKTFVAKPLEVKRDWFVIDAKGKVLGRVASEVARRLRGKHKPEYTPHVDTGDYIIIINAADIAVTGNKAQDKKYYRHSNYPGGIYETNFQTMQERFPGRAIEKAVKGMLPKGPLGYAMAKKLKVYAGAEHPHSAQQPKTLDI; from the coding sequence ATGAAGACCTTCGTGGCCAAGCCGCTTGAAGTCAAACGTGACTGGTTTGTGATTGACGCTAAAGGCAAAGTCCTTGGTCGTGTGGCCAGCGAAGTCGCACGCCGTTTGCGTGGTAAGCACAAACCCGAATATACCCCTCACGTTGATACCGGCGATTACATCATTATCATCAACGCTGCTGACATTGCCGTGACCGGTAACAAGGCACAGGATAAGAAGTACTATCGTCACTCGAACTACCCAGGCGGTATTTACGAAACCAACTTCCAAACCATGCAAGAGCGCTTCCCTGGCCGTGCCATTGAAAAGGCCGTCAAGGGTATGTTGCCAAAAGGCCCTCTGGGCTACGCCATGGCCAAGAAACTGAAGGTTTACGCTGGTGCCGAGCATCCTCACAGTGCTCAACAGCCTAAAACTCTGGACATCTAA
- a CDS encoding TRAP transporter substrate-binding protein produces MQRRSFLKKAGLGAVASTAAVAAPAIAQSNPKINWKLTSTYGPATPALFSTAQSFCKMVEEASDGNFNIRLYPAGEIVPGFGVMDAVSNGTVECGQTASYYYYGKDPSFSFDTAVPFGLNARQMNAWMQEGNGTKLLRELFATRNIVNFAFGNTGTQMGGWYRKEINSLEDLKGLKMRTAGFAGEVLARMGVVPQQVPPGDIYPSLEKGTLDAVEFVGPVDDEKLGFQKVAKYYYYPGWWEGSAQVSLYVNDAAFQALPKQYQSLIETASRAAGERMICQYDAQSPAALRRLIASGAVLKAFPRDVMDEAFKTSNILYKEFCDKDPMFKKIHDDYMGFRDAIVPWFRVAEGSYDNYLGIALANRKKG; encoded by the coding sequence ATGCAGCGTCGCTCGTTTCTGAAAAAGGCAGGTCTTGGCGCCGTAGCCAGTACCGCCGCTGTTGCTGCCCCTGCTATTGCCCAAAGCAATCCCAAGATTAACTGGAAACTGACGTCGACTTACGGTCCCGCCACTCCGGCTCTGTTTTCGACTGCTCAGTCGTTTTGCAAGATGGTTGAGGAAGCCTCCGATGGCAACTTCAATATTCGTCTGTATCCTGCCGGTGAAATCGTTCCCGGTTTTGGTGTGATGGATGCGGTCAGCAATGGCACAGTCGAATGCGGCCAGACGGCCTCGTATTACTACTACGGCAAAGATCCTTCTTTCAGTTTTGATACGGCAGTGCCATTCGGTCTGAATGCCCGTCAGATGAATGCCTGGATGCAGGAAGGCAACGGCACCAAGCTGCTGCGCGAGTTGTTTGCCACCCGCAACATCGTCAACTTCGCGTTTGGTAACACCGGCACCCAGATGGGGGGGTGGTACCGCAAGGAAATCAACTCGCTGGAAGACCTGAAGGGTCTGAAAATGCGTACGGCCGGTTTCGCTGGTGAAGTGCTGGCCCGAATGGGCGTGGTTCCTCAGCAAGTGCCGCCAGGTGATATTTACCCATCGCTGGAAAAAGGCACGCTGGACGCCGTGGAGTTTGTCGGCCCAGTAGACGACGAAAAACTGGGCTTTCAGAAAGTGGCCAAGTACTACTATTACCCCGGTTGGTGGGAAGGTTCGGCCCAAGTGTCGCTGTACGTGAATGATGCCGCTTTCCAGGCACTGCCCAAGCAATACCAGTCCCTGATTGAAACGGCTTCGCGTGCAGCTGGTGAGCGCATGATTTGTCAGTATGATGCGCAAAGTCCGGCTGCATTGCGTCGTCTGATTGCCAGCGGTGCTGTACTGAAAGCCTTCCCGCGTGATGTGATGGACGAGGCTTTCAAGACCTCCAATATTTTGTACAAGGAATTCTGCGATAAGGATCCCATGTTCAAGAAGATTCACGACGACTACATGGGCTTTCGTGACGCGATTGTGCCTTGGTTCCGTGTCGCTGAAGGCTCCTACGACAACTACCTGGGTATCGCTCTGGCGAATCGTAAAAAAGGTTGA
- the pmbA gene encoding metalloprotease PmbA translates to MSHPTISQLSISANQFHFCELVDEALRHAKKLGASDAAVDISENKGLAVSVRQMELETVEQTQDRSLGVTVFAGQRSGSASTSDFSIKALRETVEAAWHIARYTAEDPFAGLPEKDMLAQSYPDLHLHHPWLLDADQAAKLAIRAEQAALERSPLISNSEGASVDTLEGHFVMGNSRGFLGGYPYSRHSLSVSPIAGKGDNMHRDYWYSSSRDPSRLASAESVGRYAAERTLSRLSARRIPTGRYPVLFEAPLAVGLIGSLVQATSGSALYRKTSFLLDSLGKSVMAKHIDVLERPHLAAAMGSAPFDSEGVRTCDRDVVRGGELQGYFLSSYAGRKLGMPSTGNAGGSHNLLLSSRLTRPEDDLDTMLKKMDRGLLVTELIGQGINYLTGDYSRGAFGYWVENGRIQHAVEEVTIAGNLAEMFAQIVAVGADIFAAGSKRTGSILIEQMSVAGS, encoded by the coding sequence ATGAGTCATCCAACTATTTCCCAATTGTCGATCAGCGCCAATCAGTTCCATTTTTGCGAATTGGTAGATGAGGCACTGCGGCATGCCAAAAAACTGGGCGCCAGTGATGCTGCCGTCGATATTTCAGAAAACAAAGGTCTGGCCGTTTCGGTGCGTCAGATGGAACTGGAAACGGTAGAGCAGACGCAAGACCGCTCCTTGGGTGTGACCGTGTTTGCAGGCCAGCGCAGTGGCTCGGCCTCCACGTCGGACTTTTCGATCAAGGCGCTGCGTGAAACGGTGGAAGCCGCCTGGCATATTGCCCGCTATACCGCTGAAGATCCTTTTGCGGGTCTGCCTGAAAAAGACATGCTGGCCCAAAGCTATCCCGATCTGCATTTGCACCATCCCTGGCTGCTGGACGCGGATCAGGCCGCCAAGCTGGCGATCCGTGCCGAGCAAGCCGCGCTGGAGCGAAGCCCCCTGATCAGTAATTCCGAGGGCGCGTCGGTGGATACGCTGGAAGGGCACTTTGTGATGGGCAACAGCCGTGGCTTTTTGGGTGGCTATCCCTACAGCCGTCATTCGCTGAGTGTCAGCCCTATTGCCGGCAAGGGCGACAATATGCACCGCGATTATTGGTACAGCAGTTCGCGTGACCCTTCCCGTCTGGCCAGCGCCGAGTCGGTTGGTCGTTACGCGGCAGAGCGTACCTTGTCGCGCCTGTCGGCCCGTCGTATTCCGACTGGCCGCTATCCGGTTTTGTTTGAAGCTCCGCTGGCGGTAGGCTTGATTGGTTCCTTGGTACAGGCCACCAGTGGCTCTGCCCTGTATCGCAAAACCAGCTTCCTGCTGGATTCGCTGGGCAAGTCCGTCATGGCCAAACACATTGATGTGCTGGAGCGCCCACATCTGGCTGCTGCCATGGGCAGTGCGCCGTTTGACTCCGAAGGGGTGCGTACCTGCGACCGTGATGTGGTGCGTGGCGGCGAGCTGCAAGGTTATTTCCTGTCTTCTTACGCAGGTCGCAAGCTAGGCATGCCCTCCACGGGGAATGCTGGTGGTTCGCACAATTTGCTGCTGAGCTCGCGCCTGACCCGTCCCGAGGACGACCTGGACACCATGTTGAAGAAAATGGACCGTGGTTTGTTGGTTACCGAGCTGATTGGTCAGGGTATTAATTATCTGACCGGCGATTATTCGCGTGGCGCCTTTGGTTACTGGGTGGAAAACGGCCGTATTCAGCACGCGGTCGAGGAAGTGACCATTGCGGGCAATCTGGCGGAGATGTTTGCGCAGATTGTGGCCGTGGGTGCCGATATTTTTGCCGCCGGTTCCAAGCGCACGGGTTCCATCTTGATTGAACAGATGTCGGTGGCTGGTTCCTGA
- the yjgA gene encoding ribosome biogenesis factor YjgA: protein MARPRTEIDENGYDRPSKSQVKREMHALLDLGKRLIELSDDRLKQLDLGESLMAAIKDAKRISPTAREGRRRQIHYVGKLMRNVDPEPILKQLDVWENGSKEDTRAMHRLEALRDLLLRDDDALTEFMNEFSGADIQQLRTLIRAARKEAQKNATLVQGQDPQRKHYRALYQYIKTLVDLSESA, encoded by the coding sequence ATGGCCCGTCCACGCACTGAAATCGATGAAAACGGTTACGACCGCCCCAGCAAATCGCAGGTAAAACGCGAAATGCACGCTCTGCTCGACTTGGGCAAACGCCTGATCGAGCTCTCGGACGACCGACTCAAACAACTTGATCTGGGCGAGTCCTTGATGGCCGCCATCAAGGATGCCAAGCGCATCAGCCCGACGGCCCGCGAAGGACGCCGCCGTCAAATCCACTATGTGGGCAAGCTGATGCGCAACGTGGATCCCGAACCGATCCTGAAACAACTGGACGTCTGGGAAAACGGCTCCAAAGAAGACACCCGTGCCATGCACAGACTGGAAGCTCTGCGCGACCTGCTGTTGCGTGATGACGACGCCCTGACCGAATTCATGAATGAATTTTCCGGCGCTGATATCCAGCAATTGCGCACCCTGATTCGTGCCGCACGCAAAGAAGCCCAGAAAAACGCCACACTGGTACAAGGCCAGGACCCACAGCGCAAACACTACCGCGCCCTGTACCAGTACATCAAGACCTTGGTAGATCTTTCGGAGTCCGCATGA
- a CDS encoding dienelactone hydrolase family protein, whose translation MNPLLESIEIETGANPQHAVIWLHGLGADGHDFAPIVPELGLQNAPAIRFIFPHAPIQPVTINGGMAMRSWYDIYVADLVRHEDESGLRKSQIEVQNLIARENARGIPTENIVLAGFSQGCAMTLQTGLRLPERLAGMLCLSGYLPLAAVVENERHQANQNTPIFMAHGNMDPVVPLTRAEASRQQLEAMGYQVQWNVYPMPHAVCPEEISAIGLFLKQVLK comes from the coding sequence ATGAACCCGCTGCTTGAGTCGATTGAAATTGAAACCGGTGCCAATCCCCAACATGCTGTTATCTGGCTGCATGGTTTAGGTGCAGACGGCCACGACTTTGCCCCCATCGTGCCAGAGCTAGGCCTGCAAAACGCCCCCGCTATCCGTTTCATTTTCCCGCACGCCCCTATCCAGCCTGTCACCATTAACGGCGGCATGGCCATGCGTTCCTGGTACGACATTTATGTGGCTGACCTGGTACGGCACGAGGATGAAAGCGGACTGCGTAAATCACAGATCGAGGTGCAAAACCTGATTGCGCGCGAAAATGCCCGTGGTATTCCTACCGAAAACATTGTGCTGGCTGGTTTCTCACAAGGTTGTGCCATGACCTTGCAAACCGGCTTGCGCCTGCCCGAGCGTCTGGCTGGCATGCTCTGTCTGTCCGGTTACCTACCTTTGGCGGCAGTGGTAGAAAACGAGCGTCATCAGGCCAATCAGAACACGCCTATTTTCATGGCGCATGGCAACATGGATCCCGTTGTGCCGCTGACCCGTGCCGAAGCCAGCCGTCAGCAGTTGGAGGCCATGGGCTATCAGGTGCAATGGAATGTCTACCCCATGCCCCACGCGGTTTGCCCGGAAGAGATCAGTGCAATCGGTCTCTTTCTGAAGCAGGTACTGAAATAA
- a CDS encoding GNAT family N-acetyltransferase, which produces MAALRHRLTALFEPRSVLVVSTLPMPLFKEVPTRLAGRITQARITATQVQVPDRLEGLTDTQRLDLALVCIEPVRLPQALDAIRVHKPRVVLILPSNLASRDPMEDMVYARSWARINNCLVLGPRAFGMQRPHLGINLSHEPQMALAGRVALVSQSRSITSALMDWAEDVSLGFSAIVSVGDEAVIDVPEVLEYLAMDPRTDSIALYLEHTPASRRFTSALHAVAAVKPVVVLKVGGQRQQGEAHEAVFNALMRRVGAVRIRYFVQLFSALKVLVYTRRPKGRRIALFSNGNGAAQMALDVLGSDAAVTCPELSPSTQRALDNLLAPGDQVQNPVVTYVPLTPMRIDSVISTLLDDKDIDGVLVLLTPDPLADMPAVSRELAMLSASARKPIITCLIGDADMRPLRHLLDGVGTPAFRTPDTAANAFDLLARYHYNQHLSQQTLPPLPLGTLPEVEPARELVRQIQSERREASEQECRDLLRYFHVPVVDLRVTHDQGEPDPDVTPMGLRFETDDKLGPYAVFGGADHADWLSASYPAVELPPLNRYLARQLVERSPLWRKSLSSQLTPLVLTQLLQVLERLSDLMSELPGVRRVVLDPIMAGDNSLYIKSISISLSKQSMLVLPETAGYRHMAIHPYPRNMIERRQFKDGQRWTLRPIRPEDAEALQTFMRGLSDESRYMRFVSMLRELTPRMLSRYTRIDYDRELALIATVRSPNPDNRNHPRDEIIGFAHYLRNGDGRGAEYALVIGDAWQRRGLGVILMEALIQAAAEQGLTYIDGYVLASNSPMQALMKRLGFQNDADPEDPSMRRVWLDLGETRRSD; this is translated from the coding sequence ATGGCAGCCCTAAGGCATCGTCTGACAGCATTGTTTGAGCCCCGTTCGGTGTTGGTCGTCTCGACCTTGCCGATGCCTTTGTTCAAGGAGGTGCCAACCCGATTGGCTGGACGGATCACGCAGGCCCGTATAACTGCCACGCAAGTGCAAGTGCCAGATCGTTTGGAAGGCTTGACGGATACACAGCGCCTGGACCTGGCGCTGGTTTGTATCGAGCCGGTGCGGTTGCCGCAGGCCCTGGATGCGATCCGGGTCCACAAACCTCGTGTAGTTCTGATCCTGCCCTCGAACCTGGCCTCCCGTGATCCCATGGAAGACATGGTGTATGCGCGCTCTTGGGCCCGTATCAATAATTGCCTAGTGCTGGGACCACGTGCCTTTGGAATGCAGCGCCCGCATCTGGGCATCAATTTAAGCCACGAGCCGCAAATGGCACTGGCAGGCCGTGTGGCTCTGGTGTCCCAGTCGCGCTCCATTACTTCGGCCTTGATGGACTGGGCCGAAGACGTCAGCCTGGGTTTTTCTGCGATTGTGTCGGTAGGGGATGAAGCCGTTATCGATGTGCCCGAGGTGCTGGAATATCTGGCCATGGACCCGCGCACGGACAGTATTGCGCTGTATCTGGAGCACACGCCCGCGTCTCGCCGTTTCACCAGTGCTTTACACGCGGTGGCGGCCGTCAAGCCTGTGGTGGTCTTGAAGGTAGGCGGCCAGCGTCAGCAGGGCGAGGCCCACGAGGCGGTATTCAATGCCTTGATGCGGCGCGTGGGGGCGGTGCGGATTCGTTATTTTGTGCAGTTGTTCTCGGCCCTGAAAGTGCTGGTCTACACCCGTCGTCCCAAAGGGCGGCGTATTGCCTTGTTTTCCAATGGGAACGGCGCGGCGCAGATGGCCCTGGATGTACTCGGTTCGGATGCGGCGGTGACGTGTCCGGAGCTGTCGCCCTCGACCCAGCGGGCGCTGGACAACCTGCTGGCCCCTGGCGATCAGGTTCAGAATCCAGTGGTGACCTATGTACCATTGACGCCCATGCGTATCGACTCGGTTATTTCCACCTTGTTGGACGATAAGGATATCGACGGGGTGCTGGTCTTGTTGACCCCGGACCCCTTGGCCGACATGCCGGCAGTATCGCGTGAGTTGGCCATGCTGTCGGCCAGTGCTCGCAAGCCCATCATTACCTGCTTGATTGGGGATGCGGATATGCGGCCCTTGCGTCATTTGCTCGATGGGGTGGGGACACCGGCTTTCCGTACTCCGGATACGGCTGCCAACGCCTTTGACCTGCTGGCCCGCTATCACTACAACCAGCACTTGTCACAGCAGACCTTGCCGCCTTTGCCGCTGGGCACCTTGCCAGAGGTAGAACCTGCCCGCGAACTGGTGCGCCAGATTCAAAGCGAGCGTCGCGAAGCCAGTGAGCAAGAGTGCCGTGATCTACTGCGCTACTTTCACGTGCCTGTTGTCGATTTGCGCGTAACACATGATCAGGGCGAACCTGATCCCGATGTCACGCCCATGGGGCTGCGTTTTGAAACCGATGACAAGCTGGGCCCTTACGCCGTCTTTGGTGGGGCCGATCACGCAGATTGGCTTTCTGCGTCCTATCCGGCGGTCGAGCTGCCACCGCTGAACCGATATCTGGCTCGTCAACTGGTGGAGCGTAGTCCTTTGTGGCGCAAGAGTTTGTCCTCGCAGTTGACGCCCTTGGTGCTGACGCAACTGTTGCAGGTGCTGGAGCGTCTGTCGGACTTGATGAGCGAGTTGCCCGGCGTGCGCCGTGTGGTGCTCGATCCCATCATGGCGGGCGACAATAGCCTGTACATCAAGAGTATTTCGATCTCCTTGAGCAAGCAGTCCATGCTGGTGCTGCCTGAGACAGCGGGTTATCGCCATATGGCGATTCACCCTTATCCGCGCAACATGATTGAACGGCGTCAGTTCAAGGACGGACAACGCTGGACCTTGCGGCCGATACGTCCTGAGGACGCCGAGGCGCTGCAGACCTTCATGCGTGGCCTGTCGGATGAAAGCCGCTACATGCGCTTTGTGTCCATGCTGCGTGAACTGACTCCACGCATGCTGTCTCGCTATACCCGTATTGACTACGACCGGGAGTTGGCACTGATTGCCACCGTACGTTCGCCCAATCCCGATAACCGTAATCATCCGCGTGACGAGATTATCGGCTTTGCCCACTATCTTCGTAATGGCGATGGCCGGGGGGCGGAATATGCCTTGGTGATTGGGGATGCCTGGCAGAGGCGTGGTCTGGGAGTCATCTTGATGGAGGCGCTGATTCAGGCTGCTGCTGAACAAGGGTTGACCTATATCGATGGCTATGTGCTGGCTTCCAACTCGCCTATGCAAGCCTTGATGAAGCGTCTTGGGTTCCAGAACGATGCAGATCCGGAGGACCCCAGTATGCGGCGTGTCTGGCTGGATCTGGGTGAGACGCGTCGATCAGATTGA